Within Pygocentrus nattereri isolate fPygNat1 chromosome 17, fPygNat1.pri, whole genome shotgun sequence, the genomic segment ATCAGTGTCAATGAAAGAACAGACAATGGTGGACGtggattaaaatgtattaaacttTGCTCTGTGAAAAGGCAAACCAGTCATACtacaatatatattaaatgattaaatattaaacaaacaaaaaaacaaaaactatgcACCTCTAAAGCAAGAGCCGTCTTGTCATACGCATTGGGCACTCTCTTCTGAACTGCCCTGGCCAAGACAGGCCCGTTCTGCAGGTTGGGTAAAGATGTGGGCTGGGCATACTGGCCTGGCTCACCAAGCAGAGGAGGGGACTGGGAATTGTGGCCATCTGAATTACCCACAGTGCCCGTCCCCCCACTGCCCAGGGTCGTTGGAGAAGCAGGCCGGAATTTCTCCACATAGGGTACGGGGATCATCCCAACGCGGCCCTCTGAATTCTGAGCGTTCCACCACTGCTCCTCCGGCTTCTCAAGCACCCGAAGCACATCGCCTTTTCGAAACGGAAGGTCCTCATCGTCGTTGCCAGGGAAGTCAAACAGAGCACGAACGTACTCCTCCTCAAGCCTCTGAGGAGCCCCTCCTGTTCCCGCGCTGACGTTGATGAGTGACGAGTGCTGGGCTTTGTTGATGGGCTCAATTAAAGTGGTGGTGTCCAGGTAGTGTATCTTATAAAACTCCAGCAGGGCTGGAAGGGCGTCAAATTCCTGGTCTCCGATACGAAACCGCGAGGTAGTCAGTCCTGAATGGGGGTACAAGAGCAGCAGTTAATGCTAGTGTGCATGAAAGCAGATGAATGACAGAGACGAGCTAACGCTCCATACTCAATTATAAACTAAATGTCGAACTCTTTCACTACTGATTGTTCATTTTTCCAGGCACAGGCAAATCTGTATGTGTGCAAATCACTGCACGTCTCTCAGGCCACTGAGTGAAGACCTGCCCTACCTGACTGCCTAGTCTGTTTCGCTAACTAAGCTCCCTTTCGTCTCCGGTCCAGAAAATGAAGTTCACCACCGACATTATTTGAATAGGCAATGTCAGAAGCCTTAAACTGTCGGTAATTCATCCTAGTTATTACTCACAGCTAACTACGTTTCCACAAACTGCTCCGAAATTTGCCTTCACCAACACTGCAAGTAGTTCCTAGCCGCGGAGCACAGCTAGCTAGCTCGCAGCTTACGCTAGCCAGAAAATGGTCAAAATTAACAAATCAAAAAAGAAGTGCAGTTAGTAAAGCGAGATGCTGGGAGTAAAATGACGAACATTTCCGTTTGCAGTGTAGCTCATAAGCAGCATGCTGGAGAGGCGTGTGCAAGTTTTTACTAAGAAAAAAAGCAGCTAATGTTAGCACAGTGCTGGACTGACGTTGTGCGTTCACTTAAGTTAGTgctagttagcttagcttagctcgCCTTACCTGGAGCGGACTGCCGACTGCTGCTGATGCTGTTGATTATATAATGCGAGACTTTTGAGTTTTCCGAAACGGAGAGCACGTAGTCTCCCGGGCTGGTGATAGAGTCCCGGACCAAGAAGACACCGTGCCTCTGTCCCTGCAGGAGAGAGACCGCCTCTTGTCGGCTTAATCTTCCCCAGTACCAGCTGCCACGGTCCTCGGCGTCAAAATTCCCGGCCATGACTGCCACCCAAAAGCCGAGGCTTTTCACCGGCCTTCCCCTTCGCCTCTGCGGATCCGCAACCAGCCTTCAACTCATACAAAAAATACTGGGAACAGCTTCACCGCGTTGCCCTCGCTAAACGCGCCGCGACCGTGCACAGCATCCGCCTTTATTCATTAGCACGCAGTAAAACAGCGCTCAGAGCCCGCCGCACATGTGCTGATGAGAATAAAGGCACGGCCGCGGTCCCGGATTACCGGATGATCTGTCCGGACCGACTCCTCCACCAAGAAGTTGTCactgggggggcgggggggttcAAATATTTGAAATGGCGGACTGGGGCAACAATTTTTGCCCTTATTTCCCGGATGTGATGCAATGTAGCCTACATTTGTACCACAATCAATGGCCAAGGCTTCCATAAATAGCCACACTGATGGACTTACCGCGCAAAATACATAGGAAAGAACGGGGAGCTCGAGCTGTCGAAGAAAACCAAACACGGGGAAAGCCACCCGCCTCCAAAGTGaaataacaaaataagaaaataaaaccagCGTAAAACCACGGCTACAACACAGACACTGCTGGATGACAAGCGCTTGAGAGTAAAGTGTTGGTAGCTTAAAAGGACCTAGTAGGTTTTCACACGTGTCTCTGTTCCGTATGTAAATAAGCGGATTCTCCTGTGTTTTGACCAAATCAGAACTTCAGCTGTGCGGGTCTGTTAGTGTTTCTATCAGTCTATCGGTCCGCTTAATttaattttgtatgttttaattttcGTGTTACCTAATTACTCGTTTTATTAACGTACTTTATGCTGTAATAGATCCTAATATTTGCCCTTTCACAGGCTTTTGAGGTATGCAATGCCCCGAGTCGCCACTGGATGTCACCATCGACTGCAGTTGGCTGTTACACCAATCAGTAAAACCACCTCATTTTTTTCTACGTTAATTTGTCTAATTCATTAGCTGtgcttaccatataggtgcacttagCAGTGCTACGATTACGGGtcgtagtccatctgttgctttgtccactctattagacacacctaccctGTTGGTCCACCGtgtggatgtaaagtcagagacagtagctcctGTGTAgttgcagtttgtgttggtcatcctttagtccaTCATCTATGGTCACTAAATGCTTATTTAATTAAAAGATCTTTTCCTTCCAACGGATGTTTTGCACACTTAGCTCCAGGCCAGTGGTCACCTCACCAggccttcctgcagagtttagttccaacctgaaTCTAAAGTGCTCATCTAACACTGATGTATCTGATCCAGCTGCTGTGGCAGACTGTGGCTGGAACTAGACTCTGGAGGAACGTTGATCTCTGTAgagcagggttggtgaccactgctccaGGCTATTGCCGACCAGGTGAGGGTGATAAACAGGCAGAGAACATAGATCTGAGTTTCCTGCCAGCTCATTATAGTCGTTTTCTTTAATAAGCAGGGGTGCTATATCCATGCATTTAAAAGGCCTTAAAGGCATTTTGATGTAGTTTTAAGGCAAACATAAATAGGTGGTTTAAgtattaagtattgtttgcaatatattgtgctccacttgtttttttattgtattgtattgttaattttattgtattgcactgcatGGCAccgagttctgtgttcaactctgttcttttgtctctcggtatctacagtgacttttgattctagcagtatctgagctcaggactgtctttttccctaactagcaaagatactttctctagatagacaaagcacttcttgtaagtcgctcaggataagagcatctgctaaatgctgtaaatgtaaatttaaaaggtttgtataaaagaagaaaCTGTTTAGTAACCTGGCTCTGTGTTTCTAAAGTTTTACTAGTATTACTTTCATTAAGtctcacaaaaaaacaaaaaagactaCAACAGAGTAGTAGACTGGCTCAATATGGTTAATCTTAGCTAATAATCATACCGAATCACGGCAATGTGCAGTATTAGGATTTCAGCAGACATTCATACTGATATGAAACTTAACACTCAAGTGAAGCAGCCTGActataaaaactgtaaaatggttTGCACAAATCAGCTTAttcagttttgacattttaggTTAAAGTAGCTAATAGGGGGCGTTTCAGTACGCACTGCTTTTAAagtgaggcacaatacaaggcagccaatcagaacatatgTCAGTATATTTCAGATATTATTAtatgagtaacaaaaacagtctgtttatttCTGCAGTGTAGTCATTTATATgcaaaatggtcatgtaaaaatgaattatgactgtttgtggtacaaaaaaaaaacaaatgaaaaaagtggaccaaatattagaaatatataaagtataagCTCTTTAAAAATACTAGAGTCTACTGTAATGGGAGGCACTGATTACATTACTAGGCCATGTAAGACATTCAGTGATAGCCCTGTTTGTTTAtctttcctccttttttcctttattttgtttagtttatattttttgctGTGGCTTGAGGctgaagaatatatatatatatatatatatatatatatatatatatatatatatatatatatatatatataacattatatccTAGTTTGATAACACAATTATGATGGAAATACCCTGTGATAACCATAAGAGACTACAATAACAGACAGTGTGACTTGCGTCCCTGCAAAATGAGACATTTATTACATACATTCTGTAAAGGAGCAGCATTTACCTTCATAATGACATGGAAAGACCTCAAAATGGTTTATTCACAACGGGCGAGCACAGTAGGGAATATTTTGCATGTAATAGTTTAATGGATAGTATAAACCATATCATAGACTGTTAAAGGGAAGTTACCTAATCAGGATTTTGATTGGATACAAgatactgtaaaaatacatggatttattttactttaacttCAAACATATTGGAACTACCAGTATATGTCAGTGAAAGCTCAAATTGAACAAAAGTCTTGGTGAAAAAAATAATCTAGGCTATAGATTAATGTCAGTACTAATAACAGCTAAATAGATATACCAATTAAATACACAGAACTTCTGAATACAAGGGCTgtatgatttaaaaatataacaaataaatagcAATTGTACAGCAATTAAATGTGAGAAGTTAGAATGTCCATATAAAAGGAAGAGCAAAGTTTGGATGGGTTTAATTGTCATCATTTAAACTAATGAAATCAAACacaattccaaaaagttgggacagtatgtgaaatgcaaataaaacagaaagactTTATTTGTAAATCCATCTTGGCCCGTATTAAAATGAAAGCAGTACAGAGACAatataatgttttatcttatcaacttcactgtttttgtatgtatatgCTCATTTGATGCAGGCATCAacttgaaattgatgcctgcaatacatcccaaaaaagttgggacggggtgATTTAAGACTAGAAATGTTGTTCATTATTGTAAATGATGTAATCATGTTTAGGTATAAAAGGAGCCTCCAGGAAAGGCCTACTCTTTCATGAGCAAGGGTAGGTCGGGGCTCGCCACTTTCACAAAAATGCATCTGCAAATTCAAACAGTTAATGTTCCTCAGCTGGCGATAGCAAGAAGTTTAGGTATTGTACCCTCTTtggtgcataatatcatcaaaagagtCAGGGAATCCAGAGGCCAAAGACCACAACGGCCTGTGCCTAAAACTGCCATGTTTCTGTTACGGACATCACAGCGACATTGTTCATAGCTGCATCCTCTAAAGCAGCTTTAGACtactatgcacagcagaaaACATGTCAACAGTGTCCAGAAACACAGCCGaattctctgggcttgagctcatctaAAATGTACTGACGCACACTCAAAACATGTATAGTGGTCTGACCAATCAGCCTTACAGATTagttatggaaataatggatgtatTCGCTGGGCTGAAGAAGTAAAGGACCACCCAGACTGGGTAAAGTACAAAAGCCAGGTCTGTCATGAGATGGAGGGTATCAGtggataacttgcacatctatgaAAGCACCTTTAACACCAAaatatttatacacattttggagTAACATTTCCTGCCTTTTAAAtgccgtctttttcagggaagtccGTGCTTTTTAATAACAGCATGGTTGTGTAACCAGAGAGTGCAGGTGTTAGACTGGGCTGTCGGCCTTCTATTGAAAATGCGGCACactatgaagtgcaaaatacaataatggttgcacagctgaagacttgtataaTAGAAGAATGGATAACAAGTCCACTTTCAAATGATCATTAAGTCctgttaaaaggaaagctgATGTAATACAGGGGTAAACATGCTTCTGTCTCAAATTTTGGGACGTGTTGCAGGTGTTGGAGTTGGACTGAGCATATAGTTACAAATATTAAAAGTTCATaagataaaacatcaaatattgttttcattttgtacaGGTCAAATATAATTTACTAACCACTCCTTGCTGTTTTTACTGGCATTATATAGACTGTCCCAACATTTGTGGTATTGGgtttgtatcttcatttttagagactctctccttctccatctTTGGTGCCATTTCTTTATAAAGCACTGTTTTTTTCTATATGGGGAGCATCTGTGTGACATATTTGGTTTTCCCTCTGTTTTTGTCAGATGCactctaaagttaaagtgcatTCTGACACTGGGGACATGCATATTCAACAGAAGCTGAACAGGGTTAATGCTGCTGGGGAGGAGGGTGCGATGCATAGATGGAGAGAATTTTAAACATGCCTGAGCTAGACTTATAATCTCAGGCAAGTCCGTTTTTTCATTAATCGCCTCTCCATATCTCACGTTGTGTGCAGTGGAAAAGCATGTGAgcatatattcatattcatactaCCGTacatgcataagcacacacattttcccacaGTCCTCTCCAGCAGGGTCAAGCAGGCACATAGGTAAATGTTTAGGGCTGTCACGATTAATTGATTGAActtgaattttacattttttgaaaacatCAATTAAAATTAGAGATGCACAATACTATCACCATCATATCAGTATCTTTGCTTAAAAAATGTACTGGCATTGGACAGATGTTGAGATTTGACCATTATTTCAAACctgatatttgatgtttattgtaCTTgaaaagagcagaatgtttagacGATGCTGGGCTAGTGCActaaaatatctatattttttGATCtataattttactgcatttataaccTTCTAGTGTTTATccataatgctaatccaggtagatcTAGTCCTAATTTCtagttatattttataaatgtgtaaGTACTGGCACTGATACTAGCATCAACAGATACTGTATACACAAGAAAAATATCAGATCAGCATCAGCCTCCTTAAACTGAAACATCCAATGGTGATTAGCGTATCACCTCATTTATGTATTGTTCTCCAtagtttttatcatttttatgaatGAAATCATTTTAACGGCTCCCTCTTTTATGTTTAAAGTTAATTAGGTATTTTAGCCTTTAAAAgagttcatagtactttagaATCTTTGAACGGTTATGGATGGATTGTTATTGTTAATtcaattattattgtttgttatataattaatgaataaatcatcaaaataatcacagatcacttaattaataatgaaattGATAGTGACAGCCCTATAAAGGTCCATTGCTAGGACAGTATATCCAAGGGGCTATACCTGAAAGAGAAGCATTTAAACTGCACAGGATTCTAAAGTGTATATAATACCATTGTTGTACCTCATATGTGGTATACATTGTAATTTTATGAATGATACAATATATCATTAATTTGACACATTGTCCCTTATATTTAAGCGAGGACTGCCAAAGCCACATAATCTGTTCCCTCATTTCCTGGATACCCTTCGCTCTTGATTGAAGCGCTGACCCATAAACTGTCCAGAGCTGCGCTGAGTCTCTtctgtcttcttttttcttctctctttataCAAGAGAGGTTTGAAGGCTGCAATTTCTATGTAAAGAGAGTGCACTCAGGTCAGTTTGCCTGAAGAACACGCCACCTGATCCACCATAGAGTCGTTTCTCAGAGGTTCCAAGGATGCTGAAGAGTGCTGTGATTGACTGGAATACGACAGCTGCGAGCTCTGGCTGTGTGTGTCCTCTCCTTCGGCCTTAACCGCCCTCTTCGTTTTGCCACGTCCTTGAGACGGCCCCGCGGCAGGTCTTGGCTCCTCCATGGTCCACATGCTATCCTCTTCCATCTCATCTTTTCCTTGTATCTCCCGGTCAAAGTCCAGCAGCTCCTCCATCATTTCTtctatctccatctctccatccatGTCGCCTTCAACCTCAGACCTTAGTTCTCCCAAGCTTACCGTCCTGTTTGTATCATCTATGTCGTCATCCCCATCCCCATCTGTCCGGACCTCTGGCTCGCTGGCCTGGCTTTCTCCAAACTCTAGGATAGTGGGTAGGTTGCCCTGCTTGGGGCAGCGCTTACGTAAACTCACCAGGAAAGGCTGGGGCAGAGAGAAGATGTCTACATTGTTGCCCAGGTCGATCCAAGTGACGCTGGGGAAGCTCTCTGGATCCTTCAATGTGTCTGTGAGCTCTTTGAGTACGGCCCGTGTCAGACGGTTGCCATTGAGGGCCAGGGTCTCTAGGTGAGGCAACGCGGCCAGCGTGGGCAAGAGCAGCAGGATGGCCTCGTCTGTCAGCTCAGTAAAGCCCAGCTCCAAGCTGGAGATGCGAGATGCATGCCGCTGCAGGTGCGAACACAACCGCTCCATGTCTTTCACCCCCAGAGGAATGCCAGATAGGTCTAATGTCCCACTGGCAGGTGGACTTGAAAGGACAGCTttcaaactgagagagagagcgagagagagagcgagagagagagcgagagagagagagagagagtttaaaacAACTCCAATCGTGAATGTCTGGAAACCAGACCACTTTTGTGATTTTCCTGCTATAGCATGCCAACTAAATCTGATAACTGACAACTGAGTAGAATCTGTTATGGCTGAGCAGCAAAATCACCAAAATGTGCACAAATCCAACCATCTATGACTTTAGAACACCAACACTGAACTAAGCCTATTGCTTACTACAAAGTAAATTGAACTGATGTGTTCCTGTAGCTGTAGCCCAAAGCAAAAAATAGAAACTGAAAAGAAAGCAATGTAATCTAGCCTTATGATGTCTTTATAGATATTGGTAGAGTTTCCTCAGATCAAGATAAAAGCCTCAGCCTAAAAAGAATTTCACATGGCAAGACCAGGCTTAACCCATGTCTAGGAACCTATTAAGCCCACTCCTGGACTAAAAAGAATCTCCAACAGATATTCACTTTTGCCACTacaatttagtccaagactagacTAATCTATGTCTAGGAAAGCATCCCTTCAGTGTCTATGGTAACTATGACACCTGTGAAGACTTAAGGTGGCATGTCCAGTTGAGGAGATCTGCTGCCCTGCTGTCTAGTTTTTTCCTTGACACACATAATTAATCTCTTAATAATGAAGCCGTTCATGACCTGAATCACTCTGTAGTGTAATGGGCCAGACA encodes:
- the crk gene encoding adapter molecule crk encodes the protein MAGNFDAEDRGSWYWGRLSRQEAVSLLQGQRHGVFLVRDSITSPGDYVLSVSENSKVSHYIINSISSSRQSAPGLTTSRFRIGDQEFDALPALLEFYKIHYLDTTTLIEPINKAQHSSLINVSAGTGGAPQRLEEEYVRALFDFPGNDDEDLPFRKGDVLRVLEKPEEQWWNAQNSEGRVGMIPVPYVEKFRPASPTTLGSGGTGTVGNSDGHNSQSPPLLGEPGQYAQPTSLPNLQNGPVLARAVQKRVPNAYDKTALALEVGDLVMVTKINVNGQWEGECKGKRGHFPFTHVRLLDQHNPEDDPS
- the lrrc75a gene encoding leucine-rich repeat-containing protein 75A; translation: MGGKQAKSPGQEAGGSPLSAPWKKTPTRERTELLASFSLKPGERLGRTGTPPPPYQRRISMIQDMLLLAKQGKHDEATEMLKTLRQDLGMESTSLDDVLYRYASFRNLVDPITHDLIISLARYVHCPKTEGDSLGAMEKVCRQLTYHLSPHSQWKRQGLLKRKPQACLKAVLSSPPASGTLDLSGIPLGVKDMERLCSHLQRHASRISSLELGFTELTDEAILLLLPTLAALPHLETLALNGNRLTRAVLKELTDTLKDPESFPSVTWIDLGNNVDIFSLPQPFLVSLRKRCPKQGNLPTILEFGESQASEPEVRTDGDGDDDIDDTNRTVSLGELRSEVEGDMDGEMEIEEMMEELLDFDREIQGKDEMEEDSMWTMEEPRPAAGPSQGRGKTKRAVKAEGEDTHSQSSQLSYSSQSQHSSASLEPLRNDSMVDQVACSSGKLT